One window from the genome of Bacillus weihaiensis encodes:
- a CDS encoding YqzE family protein, with amino-acid sequence MSTNDYVKYVTQQLVKFMDTPRETRKKQREERKTELESTFYSNRWFGVLPFAFKLFIKKRKYRVNGKQ; translated from the coding sequence TTGTCTACAAATGATTATGTAAAATATGTAACCCAACAGCTGGTTAAGTTCATGGATACTCCAAGAGAAACGAGGAAGAAACAAAGGGAAGAACGGAAAACAGAACTAGAATCAACGTTTTATAGCAATCGTTGGTTTGGGGTTCTCCCTTTTGCTTTTAAGTTGTTCATAAAGAAAAGAAAATATCGGGTTAATGGAAAACAGTAA
- a CDS encoding helix-turn-helix transcriptional regulator, giving the protein MSLKNRVKELRARFDLTQEQLAKKVGVTRQTIASIEKSSYTPSLFLALKICEVFHSKVEDVFWIE; this is encoded by the coding sequence ATGAGCCTTAAAAACAGGGTTAAGGAGCTGCGAGCAAGATTTGATTTAACTCAAGAGCAGCTGGCTAAGAAAGTTGGGGTAACACGACAAACGATTGCTTCAATTGAGAAAAGCTCTTATACTCCTTCATTATTTTTGGCACTGAAGATTTGTGAGGTTTTTCATTCGAAAGTAGAAGACGTATTTTGGATTGAGTGA
- a CDS encoding DUF3889 domain-containing protein has protein sequence MKKLILALPIFLVAFSTSLPHSPTVQAVSQKSWEDVAVKETKKRYPMSQVLFSQKIWDKKKTDITVKQYRFTLREGMDDFSVYTTITFDSDSGEIKKVQVVPEA, from the coding sequence GTGAAAAAATTAATTCTTGCTTTACCTATATTTCTGGTTGCTTTTTCTACGTCACTGCCTCATTCCCCAACAGTCCAGGCAGTTTCACAAAAATCGTGGGAAGATGTTGCTGTCAAAGAAACGAAGAAGCGTTATCCAATGTCCCAAGTACTCTTTTCACAAAAGATTTGGGATAAAAAGAAAACAGATATTACTGTAAAGCAGTACCGCTTTACACTAAGAGAAGGTATGGATGATTTTTCCGTATACACAACTATAACATTTGATTCGGATTCAGGTGAAATTAAAAAAGTTCAAGTTGTTCCTGAAGCGTAG
- the sinI gene encoding DNA-binding anti-repressor SinI has protein sequence MGDVKEMELQEELDQEWLLLIEEARQLGLSYEDIHHFFTSRKPSN, from the coding sequence ATGGGTGATGTAAAAGAGATGGAGCTTCAAGAGGAACTTGATCAGGAATGGCTATTATTGATAGAAGAAGCGAGACAGCTAGGTTTGTCATATGAAGACATTCACCATTTTTTTACATCACGAAAACCTTCCAACTAG
- a CDS encoding helix-turn-helix domain-containing protein, whose product MLGKRLRELRQEKGYSISELAELSGVSKSYLSYIERDVQKNPSLQFLTKISNTLEVDVHELVGTRSPLIHPHEILKDQEWHQLINYAIKEGMSKNDFKEFIDFLRFKKSRNENNFS is encoded by the coding sequence ATGCTTGGAAAAAGATTAAGGGAGTTGAGGCAAGAAAAAGGTTATTCAATAAGTGAACTAGCAGAGCTTTCAGGAGTATCGAAGTCATACTTAAGTTATATTGAACGAGACGTCCAGAAAAACCCTTCTCTCCAATTCTTAACTAAAATTTCTAATACTCTTGAAGTCGACGTTCATGAATTAGTTGGTACTCGTTCGCCATTAATTCACCCACATGAAATCCTGAAAGATCAAGAATGGCATCAATTAATAAATTATGCTATTAAAGAAGGTATGAGTAAAAATGACTTTAAGGAATTTATTGATTTTCTCCGTTTTAAAAAATCACGGAATGAAAATAATTTTTCATAG
- a CDS encoding DUF5658 family protein: MKFFLHYLALLNIIDGIATYIGVSSKLIEEANPLMKTILDTDPYLFLFVKFALSFTLIFILLLNKIPEYSIVKIAAGLGSFVYTIIICFHSVWITQALI; the protein is encoded by the coding sequence TTGAAATTTTTCTTACATTACTTAGCCCTACTAAATATTATTGATGGAATTGCCACGTATATAGGCGTATCAAGTAAGTTAATAGAAGAAGCAAACCCTTTAATGAAAACTATTTTAGACACAGACCCTTACCTGTTCCTATTCGTTAAATTTGCTCTTTCATTCACTTTAATTTTCATTCTACTACTAAACAAAATTCCTGAGTATAGTATTGTGAAAATTGCCGCGGGACTTGGCTCTTTTGTTTACACGATTATCATCTGTTTTCATAGTGTATGGATTACGCAAGCACTCATCTAA
- a CDS encoding helix-turn-helix domain-containing protein, with amino-acid sequence MIGPRIKKYRTQKNLSLSELAERAGVAKSYLSSIERNLQSNPSVQFLEKISSVLGVSVNTLLNEEKESDPKELDHDWIQLVQDAMSSGVSKDQFREFLEFNKWKINNEHK; translated from the coding sequence GTGATTGGCCCACGTATTAAAAAATATCGAACGCAGAAAAATTTATCTCTTTCCGAACTAGCTGAACGAGCAGGAGTTGCAAAATCATATTTAAGTTCTATTGAGCGTAACCTTCAATCAAACCCTTCTGTTCAATTCCTAGAAAAGATTTCTTCGGTGCTAGGTGTTTCTGTAAATACATTGCTTAATGAAGAAAAAGAAAGTGATCCCAAGGAACTTGATCATGACTGGATTCAATTGGTTCAGGATGCTATGAGTTCTGGTGTTTCGAAGGATCAATTTCGTGAATTTCTTGAATTTAATAAATGGAAAATTAATAACGAACATAAATAA
- a CDS encoding CalY family protein, translating to MSLKKKLGLGVASAALGLSLIGGGTYAFFSDSAYATGTFAAGTLDLSVDPTTIIDVENIKPGDTMLRSFDLVNGGSLDIASITLDTDYTVTDAGNDNGEDFGEHIKVNFLMNVDKLDVPIYSTTLAELKSMSPDVIEGNIFSDWLAERGGKLAAGTEDKLYVQYEFVDNDEDQNEFQGDSLELTWTFNAEQGDGVAK from the coding sequence ATGAGTTTAAAAAAGAAATTAGGTTTAGGAGTAGCATCAGCAGCATTAGGTTTATCATTAATCGGTGGGGGTACATACGCATTCTTTAGTGATTCTGCATATGCAACGGGAACTTTCGCAGCTGGCACATTGGATTTAAGTGTTGATCCAACAACAATTATTGATGTAGAGAATATCAAGCCAGGTGACACAATGCTTCGTTCGTTTGATTTGGTAAATGGTGGATCTTTAGATATCGCTTCCATTACATTGGATACTGATTACACTGTTACTGATGCAGGTAATGATAACGGAGAGGATTTCGGTGAACACATCAAAGTTAATTTCTTAATGAATGTAGATAAACTAGATGTACCTATTTATTCTACAACTCTCGCTGAATTAAAATCTATGTCTCCTGATGTAATTGAAGGAAACATCTTCTCTGATTGGCTTGCTGAAAGAGGTGGAAAACTAGCTGCTGGTACTGAAGATAAGCTTTATGTACAATATGAGTTTGTAGATAATGACGAAGATCAAAACGAATTCCAAGGAGACTCATTAGAGCTTACATGGACATTTAATGCAGAGCAAGGTGATGGAGTAGCAAAATAA
- the tapA gene encoding amyloid fiber anchoring/assembly protein TapA has protein sequence MDNIRYLRIKKYKRQSKTYKVVAQLVAIWYIIIFTSSYLTSYTTAYFNDNDHVSSSIKAGTWDTDSEDQSENDKSSLTFTNDKDIVLQSCTPVEISAEIKNTGNQDMKGTTEFDVYYHLDGNPKKGEKIDSGIIEPLKQNQSTYLNYLAEEVGHYKFKAYQRPNHANKPDERQDLWSGTIILSCENQENEHNKNTDKGNNSKNKTNGKTETIEENETPDLEEKNTQDEIPLIEEQPLHKEEESQDDRNVSNGIVEPHVDPLKQEETEIIVETEQE, from the coding sequence GTGGACAATATCCGATACTTACGAATAAAAAAATACAAGCGTCAGTCGAAGACATATAAAGTAGTGGCACAGTTAGTAGCAATATGGTACATAATTATTTTCACATCATCATACTTGACATCATATACAACGGCTTACTTCAATGATAACGATCATGTCTCCTCTTCAATAAAGGCAGGGACATGGGATACAGATAGTGAGGACCAGTCTGAAAATGACAAAAGTTCATTAACCTTCACGAATGATAAAGACATAGTATTGCAGTCGTGTACACCGGTAGAAATCTCAGCTGAAATAAAAAATACAGGTAATCAGGATATGAAAGGAACAACAGAGTTTGACGTTTATTATCATTTAGACGGTAATCCTAAAAAAGGAGAGAAAATTGATTCGGGAATAATTGAGCCTTTAAAACAAAATCAAAGCACTTATTTGAACTATTTGGCGGAAGAAGTGGGTCATTATAAATTTAAAGCATATCAGAGACCTAACCATGCAAATAAACCTGATGAAAGACAGGATTTATGGAGTGGTACCATCATTCTTTCATGTGAGAACCAGGAGAATGAACATAATAAAAACACTGACAAAGGTAATAACTCAAAAAACAAAACGAATGGAAAGACAGAAACAATAGAAGAAAATGAAACACCAGATTTGGAGGAAAAAAATACACAAGATGAAATTCCTTTAATAGAGGAACAACCATTACACAAAGAGGAAGAATCACAAGATGATCGTAATGTCTCGAATGGAATAGTAGAACCGCATGTAGACCCGCTTAAACAGGAAGAAACTGAAATAATAGTAGAAACTGAACAAGAATAG
- the sipW gene encoding signal peptidase I SipW — MKSIKIKKLASNMVTVVLFLALILMVFVVVTSKASGGEPQIFGYQLKTVLSGSMEPGIKTGSIIAVKPGGDMSRFSEGDVITFKQEENVLVTHRITETIKNGDQVMYRTKGDNNDSEDMEPVLSENVVAEYNGFTIPYIGYFMDFTNSKNGAFLFIIPGILLAIYSAFTIWSALSQIEALNKKDSSNVEKIV, encoded by the coding sequence ATGAAATCAATAAAAATAAAAAAATTGGCTAGTAATATGGTAACTGTAGTTTTATTTTTAGCTTTAATTCTTATGGTATTCGTTGTTGTCACATCAAAAGCTTCTGGTGGAGAACCACAAATCTTTGGTTATCAACTCAAAACAGTCTTATCAGGTTCAATGGAACCAGGGATTAAGACAGGATCAATTATTGCTGTAAAACCTGGAGGAGATATGAGTAGATTTTCTGAGGGGGATGTAATCACTTTTAAGCAAGAAGAGAATGTATTAGTAACACATAGAATAACAGAGACAATAAAAAATGGCGACCAGGTTATGTACCGTACTAAGGGAGATAACAATGATTCTGAAGATATGGAACCGGTTCTTTCTGAAAATGTTGTCGCAGAATATAATGGATTTACAATTCCATACATTGGATATTTTATGGACTTCACTAATTCAAAAAATGGGGCATTTTTATTCATCATACCAGGTATATTATTAGCTATTTATTCAGCATTTACAATTTGGAGTGCACTATCTCAAATTGAAGCCTTAAATAAAAAGGATTCTTCAAATGTTGAAAAAATCGTTTAA
- a CDS encoding anti-repressor SinI family protein, giving the protein MKERIMKDGQLDQEWVELILEALECGISVEEIKDFLLTKRV; this is encoded by the coding sequence ATGAAGGAAAGAATTATGAAGGATGGACAATTGGACCAAGAGTGGGTTGAACTGATTTTAGAGGCTTTGGAATGTGGGATTAGTGTGGAGGAGATAAAGGATTTTTTACTTACTAAAAGAGTATGA
- a CDS encoding YqhG family protein yields the protein MQQEEIHHFLESFFKANSCAIVENEPGYMTVQLTIDMDKELMNRPFYWHYLEKTNGVPNPMKVTLITDQNRAPKDLKGEVMHFGAPRLHQIFRSTTTLGSYIRLFEQAKATGGNIPLHPWIGVNILVSYQCDMKKDELYSIGLHLVSGTLVEQFQEKLERITLTPKIPDLCFTMAPLIKPQSGLKRIEQFIMQKVNEKDQQWAISARKRWDEDLQLLNHFYEDVEEKPDCYELEKEALKELYEPQINISIQNGGIFYLTPQGLFR from the coding sequence ATGCAGCAAGAAGAAATTCATCACTTTTTGGAGAGCTTTTTCAAAGCTAATTCATGTGCTATCGTTGAAAATGAACCAGGCTATATGACGGTTCAACTTACAATTGATATGGATAAGGAACTAATGAACCGGCCTTTTTATTGGCATTACTTAGAAAAAACAAATGGAGTTCCCAATCCTATGAAGGTAACTCTCATTACAGATCAGAATCGTGCTCCAAAAGACCTGAAAGGCGAGGTTATGCACTTTGGAGCACCACGCCTGCATCAAATATTTCGCTCAACAACCACATTAGGTAGTTATATCCGACTTTTTGAACAAGCGAAGGCAACTGGTGGGAACATTCCCTTACATCCATGGATCGGTGTGAATATTTTAGTTTCTTATCAATGTGATATGAAAAAAGATGAGCTCTACTCCATTGGATTGCATTTGGTAAGTGGTACTCTTGTTGAACAATTTCAAGAAAAACTCGAAAGAATAACTCTAACTCCTAAAATACCAGATCTTTGTTTTACCATGGCTCCTCTTATTAAGCCACAAAGTGGATTGAAACGGATTGAGCAATTTATTATGCAAAAGGTAAATGAAAAGGATCAGCAATGGGCTATCTCTGCACGTAAAAGGTGGGATGAAGATCTACAGCTTTTAAATCACTTTTACGAAGATGTAGAAGAAAAACCAGATTGTTATGAATTAGAGAAAGAAGCGTTAAAGGAGCTTTATGAGCCCCAAATAAATATTTCTATTCAAAATGGTGGTATCTTTTATTTAACTCCACAAGGTTTATTTCGTTAA
- a CDS encoding DEAD/DEAH box helicase: MNIKMNFDSSWQTGFIEKLEHDGPWSNWELYKLACEVQQHTAVPTFEGLLAPNHLPHFTPLPHQLQVAQRVVENMNGKAILADEVGLGKTIEAGLILKEYMIRGLVKKVLILVPASLVSQWARELNEKFFIPAVEQKKSYVWEACDIVVSSIDTTKRNPHRDIVYNQNYDLVIIDEAHKLKNNKTKNYEFVQNLKRKYCLLLTATPVQNRVEEIFNLVSLLKPGHLGNEAYFTEAFSAKERSLEDHEHLRELINKVMIRNRRGDTGIEWPKRNVETVPINFSETEQHLYDTITELKSSSQFASNTFSIMTLQREACSSREAVYMTLKKMLDIPEDEEASLPNHIIKDIMMAIDGVTQNSKALKVVELIKKIDDKVIIFTEYRATQFYLQWFLKQNGITSVPFRGGFKRGKKDWMKELFKNRVQVLIATEAGGEGINLQFCHNIINYDLPWNPMRLEQRIGRIHRLGQEHDVNIYNMATRNTVEEHILTLLYDKINLFEKVIGDLDEILTRLDLKNFDEHIQDIMYHSKSDREMKIKMENLTSILDYAQHTQEQRKAASGDK; encoded by the coding sequence ATGAATATCAAAATGAATTTTGATTCATCATGGCAAACTGGCTTTATTGAAAAACTTGAACATGACGGACCTTGGTCTAATTGGGAGTTATATAAGCTTGCTTGTGAAGTTCAACAGCATACAGCAGTTCCTACCTTTGAAGGGTTACTAGCCCCAAATCACCTACCACATTTCACACCGCTTCCTCATCAATTACAGGTTGCTCAACGTGTGGTGGAGAATATGAATGGAAAAGCCATTTTAGCTGATGAAGTTGGCTTAGGAAAAACCATAGAAGCTGGACTCATTTTAAAGGAATATATGATTCGCGGGCTTGTAAAAAAAGTCTTGATCTTAGTACCTGCCTCTCTAGTTTCCCAGTGGGCACGAGAATTAAATGAAAAATTCTTTATACCAGCAGTAGAACAAAAGAAAAGCTATGTATGGGAGGCTTGTGATATTGTTGTTTCGTCCATTGATACAACAAAAAGGAATCCTCATCGTGATATTGTCTACAATCAAAATTATGATTTAGTGATTATTGATGAAGCTCACAAGCTGAAGAATAACAAAACAAAAAACTATGAGTTTGTACAAAATCTTAAGAGAAAATATTGCCTTTTGCTAACTGCAACTCCAGTACAAAATCGAGTAGAAGAAATCTTTAATTTAGTATCTTTACTTAAACCAGGGCACCTGGGAAATGAAGCATACTTTACAGAAGCTTTTTCTGCAAAAGAACGCTCCCTAGAAGATCACGAGCACTTACGTGAACTTATCAACAAAGTGATGATTCGAAATCGAAGAGGAGATACGGGAATCGAGTGGCCTAAACGTAATGTTGAAACAGTGCCAATTAACTTTTCAGAAACGGAGCAACATCTTTATGACACAATTACCGAATTAAAATCTTCTTCCCAATTTGCTAGTAATACTTTTTCTATCATGACCTTGCAACGAGAGGCCTGTAGTAGCAGAGAAGCAGTTTATATGACATTGAAGAAAATGCTCGACATACCAGAAGATGAAGAAGCTTCTTTGCCAAACCATATTATTAAAGACATCATGATGGCCATTGACGGTGTTACTCAAAATTCAAAGGCACTAAAAGTTGTGGAACTGATTAAAAAAATTGATGACAAGGTAATCATTTTCACTGAATATCGTGCAACTCAGTTTTATTTACAATGGTTTCTTAAACAAAATGGAATCACTTCTGTACCGTTTCGTGGCGGCTTTAAACGCGGAAAAAAAGATTGGATGAAAGAGCTCTTTAAAAATCGTGTACAAGTGTTAATAGCAACTGAGGCTGGTGGTGAAGGGATCAACCTTCAATTTTGTCATAATATCATTAACTATGATTTACCATGGAATCCGATGCGACTTGAACAGAGAATTGGACGGATTCATCGCCTCGGGCAAGAACATGATGTAAATATATACAATATGGCTACAAGAAATACAGTTGAGGAACATATCCTAACTCTTTTATATGACAAAATAAATCTGTTTGAAAAAGTGATTGGTGACCTAGATGAAATCCTCACAAGATTAGACCTTAAAAATTTCGATGAACACATACAAGACATTATGTATCATTCAAAAAGCGATCGTGAAATGAAAATCAAAATGGAAAATTTAACATCTATTCTTGATTACGCCCAACATACACAGGAACAAAGAAAAGCAGCAAGTGGAGATAAATAA
- the gcvT gene encoding glycine cleavage system aminomethyltransferase GcvT, with amino-acid sequence MTDLKRTPLFDVYKNYGAKTIDFGGWDLPVQFSSIKEEHEAVRAKAGLFDVSHMGEVEVRGTNSLAFLQKMMTNDVSLLKDGGAQYTAMCYKDGGTVDDLLIYKKADNDYLLVINASNIEKDINWLKENLIGDVTLNNISDEIALLALQGPAAQTILQTLTETDLSTIRFFKFIDGVEIAGKKVLVSRTGYTGEDGFELYCNEKDAVHLWETILESGQAEGLLPCGLGARDTLRFEATLPLYGQELTKDITPIEAGIGFAVKTNKQEDFNGKDVLKEQKENGAKRKLVGIELLDKGIPRHGYEVFVNNEKIGEVTTGTQSPTLKKNIGLALLNKEFAELGTELEVQIRKKRLNAVVVATPFYKRSK; translated from the coding sequence ATGACTGATTTAAAACGAACACCATTGTTTGATGTATATAAAAACTATGGAGCAAAGACTATTGATTTTGGTGGTTGGGATTTGCCAGTACAATTTTCTTCTATTAAAGAAGAGCATGAGGCAGTTCGAGCGAAAGCTGGATTATTTGATGTATCACATATGGGAGAGGTTGAAGTCCGTGGAACAAACAGCCTAGCTTTTCTACAGAAGATGATGACGAATGATGTTTCTCTCCTTAAAGATGGTGGGGCTCAGTATACGGCAATGTGTTATAAAGACGGGGGAACAGTTGACGATCTCCTTATTTATAAAAAGGCGGACAATGATTATTTACTCGTTATTAACGCCTCTAATATCGAAAAAGACATAAACTGGCTTAAAGAAAACCTCATTGGAGATGTTACACTAAATAACATTTCAGATGAAATCGCGTTACTCGCTCTTCAAGGACCTGCTGCACAAACCATTCTCCAAACCCTGACTGAGACAGACCTATCGACAATAAGGTTCTTTAAGTTTATTGATGGAGTAGAAATTGCAGGCAAAAAAGTTCTCGTATCCAGAACAGGATATACGGGTGAAGACGGATTTGAATTGTATTGTAATGAAAAGGATGCAGTGCATCTTTGGGAGACGATACTGGAATCTGGTCAAGCAGAAGGACTACTCCCTTGTGGCTTAGGTGCTAGAGATACATTGCGTTTTGAAGCAACACTTCCCCTGTATGGCCAAGAGCTTACAAAAGATATTACACCGATTGAGGCTGGGATAGGTTTTGCTGTTAAAACAAATAAACAGGAAGATTTCAATGGCAAAGACGTATTAAAAGAGCAAAAAGAAAATGGTGCTAAACGGAAATTAGTAGGAATCGAGCTTCTAGATAAAGGAATTCCTAGACATGGCTATGAGGTTTTTGTAAACAATGAAAAAATTGGAGAAGTAACAACTGGTACACAATCTCCAACATTAAAGAAAAATATAGGGTTAGCCCTACTAAATAAAGAATTTGCAGAACTAGGAACAGAGCTAGAAGTTCAAATTCGCAAAAAACGCTTAAATGCTGTAGTCGTTGCTACACCATTTTACAAACGATCAAAATAA
- the gcvPA gene encoding aminomethyl-transferring glycine dehydrogenase subunit GcvPA: MNHRYLPMTDKDKQEMLEAIGVSSVEELFHDIPESVRFQGEYKIKKAKSETELLKELTKLASKNKDLKSYASFLGAGVYDHYMPIIVDHVISRSEFYTAYTPYQPEISQGELQAIFEFQTMICELTGMDVANSSMYDGGTAVAEAAMLAAGHTKKKKILVSMAVNPESRDVIKTYAKGQYIDVIEIATTDGVTDMDALKQEMDEDVAAVLVQYPNFFGNIEPLQDIEPIAHTGKSMFIVSSNPLALGALTPPGKFGADIVAGDAQPFGIPTAFGGPHCGYFAVTTKLLRKVPGRLVGQTTDENGKRGFVLTLQAREQHIRRDKATSNICSNQALNALAASVAMTALGKQGVKEMAIQNIQKANYAKRACIKAGIEVPFNQPIFNEFVVKLSKPVSEVNKELLEKNIIGGFDLGKVDPTLENHMLIAVTEQRTKDEIDTLVKELGDGNE, encoded by the coding sequence ATGAATCATCGTTACTTACCAATGACGGACAAAGATAAACAGGAAATGTTAGAGGCTATAGGAGTTTCGTCTGTTGAAGAATTATTTCACGATATTCCAGAAAGTGTTCGTTTTCAAGGAGAGTATAAAATAAAAAAAGCGAAATCTGAAACAGAGCTACTAAAAGAATTAACTAAGCTGGCTTCAAAAAATAAAGATTTAAAAAGCTATGCATCCTTTTTAGGAGCAGGTGTTTATGACCACTATATGCCAATAATCGTTGACCATGTTATTTCACGTTCAGAGTTTTATACGGCTTATACACCTTACCAACCAGAAATATCTCAAGGGGAGCTACAGGCAATCTTTGAATTTCAGACGATGATATGCGAGTTAACAGGTATGGATGTAGCTAATTCCTCTATGTATGATGGCGGGACAGCAGTAGCAGAAGCAGCTATGCTTGCAGCAGGTCATACGAAAAAGAAGAAGATTCTTGTATCAATGGCTGTCAATCCAGAGTCTAGAGATGTTATCAAAACATATGCTAAGGGTCAATATATTGATGTGATTGAGATTGCAACAACGGATGGAGTTACAGATATGGATGCTCTTAAACAGGAAATGGATGAAGACGTTGCAGCTGTTTTAGTACAATATCCGAACTTTTTCGGGAATATTGAGCCGTTACAAGATATTGAGCCAATTGCTCATACGGGGAAAAGCATGTTTATCGTTTCTTCTAATCCATTAGCACTTGGTGCATTAACGCCTCCTGGTAAATTTGGTGCCGATATCGTTGCTGGCGATGCACAGCCATTTGGAATTCCAACAGCATTTGGTGGCCCACATTGTGGTTATTTTGCCGTAACAACTAAGCTTTTACGAAAAGTTCCAGGTCGTTTAGTCGGTCAAACAACTGATGAAAATGGGAAACGCGGTTTTGTTTTAACACTTCAGGCACGTGAACAGCATATTCGTCGTGATAAAGCGACGTCAAATATTTGTTCAAACCAAGCGTTGAATGCACTTGCTGCTTCTGTAGCCATGACAGCATTAGGTAAGCAAGGTGTGAAAGAAATGGCTATTCAAAATATCCAAAAAGCGAACTATGCAAAAAGAGCATGTATAAAAGCAGGTATTGAAGTACCGTTTAATCAACCAATCTTTAATGAATTCGTAGTGAAATTATCAAAGCCTGTATCAGAAGTTAACAAAGAGCTTTTAGAAAAGAACATCATCGGTGGCTTTGATTTAGGTAAAGTTGATCCTACACTTGAAAATCATATGTTGATTGCTGTTACAGAGCAACGTACAAAAGACGAAATTGACACACTTGTAAAGGAATTGGGGGATGGCAATGAATAA